The Dyadobacter sp. 676 DNA window TCCTCGCCCACAGCTACCATTTGCACCGGACCTTCGGCCTTTTTGTAATAAAACCAGTAGCTCACCGAACCGATGCTCAGTATGAGCGCCGCCGAAGCCGCAACCCGCATCCAGCGCCACCCGTGTCCGCGGGTTGCCTTTAACACCGGAGCCGTCTCTTCATCCGGCACCTTTTGCATGCTGTCATGCATATGGCTTTCTACGACGCTCCACATTCGGTCGCTCTGCTTTCTGGTCGGCTGATGCCTTCCGGTGTCCTTCGCAAGCAAAATGACGTATTCTCTTGCCGATTCGACCGTTTTACGTTTCCCCGGATGTTTTTCCAGGAACGCCCGCCATTTACGGTCGCTGAGTTCGTCGGGATGCATTACCCAGGCGATAAACTCTTCATTTCTGATCAATTCGGTCAGAGAATAAGGATCATGCTTCATGTTTCGCGGGGATGCAGTTATCGTCGTTCAATAGTACAGAGCGACGAAACGCTGATTTGACCTCTTCAAAATGAAATTTTTTTGAAGAAAAATTTTAAAAAACCAATAACAACCAGAGGATCAGCGAGGAAATCAGCAGAATTTCCCTGCTCTGGCGAAGCGAGGTTAATGCTTTGTAAATAAAGTTACGCACCGACTTTTCATTGACGTTCATGATATCGGCGATCTCCTCGATACTGAAATCGTCGAAATAGCGGAGTGTGAGCGCTTCGAGCTGCCGATCGGGTAGCTGGGCCAGCAACTCCTGAATACGTTGGGCACGCATAGACGAGGACTCGACCTCTATCAGGATTGCTTCGGAATGCGTATGGTTCGCGGGTGTGTCCTCATCGTCGAGCCCGCTGATCTCTTCCATCGAAGGAAATTTATCCAGTGCCACATGGATACGTCGCCGCAATGCCCGGTACAGGTAAAACTTAACCGAAGTGACATTCTCCGTCAGGTTCTGCCGTAAACGCCATACATCGATGAATACATCCTGCACCGCGTCTTCTACCAGCGAAGAATTAGTCGATAACTTGCTGCCGTAGTTATAAAGTGTGCGGTGGTATTTTTCAAAAATCGCCGTAAAGGCTTGCTCGTCGCCCATGCGAATCCCTTGCCATAGATCATGATCTTTGGTTTCCCCCATTGAGGTAGCAATCTGAATCACCGCTTCTGAATGTTTTCGTAAGAAAGCATAAAGCTAAAAATTTATACTTAAAATACCATTGAAGCGGTAGGCTATCGTATTTCGGCAATGCACTTTCACGAGTTTATCCACACATTTTGGAGCAAACCGGTCCGCATCGGGCAGGAAGAGTTGTTCGAGCTCCTCGCCGAGGATTCGAAACCTTTTTCGAGGTCGAAAAGGTGTCCGCATTGGCGGAGAAAAATTTGAGGAAATCATCAGAAATGTCTTCCAGTATTGATTTCCATAGTATGTCGTTACGCTTCAATTCAAAGAAGAAAAGGGTGCCGAACATTGTCACGTTCGGACACCCTTTTGGTAACGTTATTCCACAAACTATTTTTCAGAGCTTACCGAGCTCGTGGATCAGCTTTTCGGTTTCTTCCAAAGACGTCGCGGGAAAGTTGGCAATACGGAGTTGTGTGGCCTTTCCAGCGCCATAACCGCTCCCGATTACCATGCCTTTTTCTTTAATTTTCCCGATAATATCCGCCGAAGGAGCTTCGGTATCGGTTACGATCACGGTTTGCGAGCGGAAAGCTTTGTCCTTTACAAATGCTGAAAAACCCGCTGTTTTTTCGATAAACTTATAAAGCAAACCCGCTTTCTGTTCGGTCTCTTTACGGATCTGCTGCACTCCTATGCGGTTGAAATCCTCCGCAATCTTGCCGAGCAGGTAAATACCCATCACATTCGGCGTTGCAGGGGTTTCGTTATTCTGCGCATTTTTCCAGAGCGTCGGCAAGTCGTTGTGCGCGCCGATGGAATAGGTGTTGCGAATGCTTTTCGCTTTTTCGAGACACCGTTCGCTCACAATCCACACTCCAAGGCCCGCCGGCAGTCCAAATGCTTTTTGTACGGAAAAAAACGCCGTGTCGATAATGCTGTAATCCAGCTCCGGGTAAGGTGCCGACGATACCATGTCCACAGCGATAAATTTCGACGGATTTTTCTGTTTCAGCTTATGGACTTCCGCAACCGGCATTTGCACGCCTGAACTGGTTTCGTTATGCGTGGTAGCAATCAGTTCCGCATATTCGGGCACTTCCACCTCCGATGCCACAAACCCCTCTCCCATTGGTTTTTCGAACTTGTGGGCATACTTGTTCAGCGCGTTGGAATAGTCGTAGAACTTCCTGGAAAACGAGCCGTTCACCAGATGGAAGCTTTCCAGTTCAACCGTGCTAAACAGAATGCGCTCCCAGGCTTCGGATGCCGATCCCAGGAACAGGATTGCGTGCGTGTCGGGCACGTTGAGGAGCGTACGGAGCTGGTCGACGGTAAACTTATGCAAATCGCGGTACTGCTGGCTGCGGTGCGAGATGGAGCCGAGCTGGTTTTCGACGAACGTCTTCAAATGCTGCTCGAACGTCGGGTACAGAGCCGCTGGACCGGGAGTGAAAAAAGTTAATGACATTGGTGAATAAAGAATGCTTGAATAGGAGAATGAGCCGTCGTAAAACGCAAATGGTCAGCCTTGGCGAGCTGACCATTCACATGAATTATGTTAGTAAAGCATCCGGAAACGGATCGTTCCTTCCACCTCTTTCACTTCCTGGATAAATTCCTCTGTATAATCCTTTGCAATGTCCACGATCACATAGCCGATATGCTCGTTGGTTTTAAGATATTGCCCGGTGATGTTGATATTGTTTTTGGCAAATATCTGGTTCAGTTTTGCCAGCACGCCCGGCACGTTGGCATGGATGTGCAGTAAACGGTGCGAGCCTTTCAGCTTGGGCAATTGCACTTCGGGAAAGTTCACGCTGCCGTAAGAACTTCCGTTATTCATGTATTCCAGCAATTTGGCAGGTACGAAATGGCCGATATTCTCCTGCGCTTCCTCGGTGCTGCCACCGATATGCGGCGTCAGGATCACATTCGGCAGGCCCATCAGCTCGCTTTCGAACATTTCGTCGTTGGTTTTCGGTTCTTTCGGGAATACGTCGACGCCCGCACCGGCTACTTTTCCGCTTTTCACGGCGTCGGCCAATGCCTTAATGTCAACGACATGCCCGCGTGAGAGGTTCAGGAAAATCACACCATCCTTCATCAGATCAAATTCGCGCTTGCCGATCATGTTGGTATTTTCCTTACGGCCGTCCACGTGCAGGCTCAGCACGTCGGAGATCGAAAGAAGCTCTTCCAGCGTGCTCACTTTTTTGGCATTTCCGATCGACAGTTTTTCCACTGTATCGTAGAAATACACCTCCATACCCAGGGCTTCGGCCACGACCGACAGCTGAGTCCCGATGCTTCCGTAGCCTACCATACCCAGTTTTTTACCGCGTATTTCGAAGCTGCCGTTCGCAGATTTGTCCCAAATGCCTTTATGCATGGAATTGCTCTTGCCAACGATATTACGGATCAGCATGATCATCTCACCTACGGCGAGCTCAACCACCGAACGCGTATTGCTGTAAGGCGCATTGAACACCGCGATACCTTTTTTCGCCGCTTCGTCCAGGTCTATCTGGTTGGTACCGATACAAAACGCACCGATCGCCATCAGACGGTTCGCATGTTCCAGCACGCGCTTGGTAATGGTGGTTTTGGAACGGATACCGATAATGGATACGTCCTTGATGCGCTCGCAAAGCTCGTCCTCGTCGAGGGCGCCTTTCACGAACTCCACATTAAAGCCTTCGTCCTCGAAAGCTTTGCGCGCTACCGGGTGAACGTTTTCGAGCAGGAGCACCTTGATCCTGCTTTTCGGATACGACTGACTTCTGCTGAATTTATTATCAAAAAGAAAATCATCGAAAGAAGTAGCGATATGGTCCGCCACCGCCGTAACCTTCGGGCGCTCGACGTTTTCTGTAAATGCATAGAAACGATTGGCCAGGCCGGATGCCTTCAATTCATAATCCGTATACCCGTCGCCGATTGCGTAAACGTCGCCCGACAAATTCAATGCAGAAAGGATCTTGATCTTTCCGCCGTCCATGGACAATACGTTTTCCTCGTCGATACCGATGATATTTCCTTCCTCGTCAAACACGAACTCGTTCGCGTACACATGATCCGCCAGGATGCCCAGCTCGGTAGCCACGGGAACGATAAACTCTTTGAACCCGCTGGAAACGATAAAAATCTGCTCCGCATTCTCCGTCAAAAACTGCGTATTACGCTTGAACGAATCCGAAACCTTCGTGCGCAGGAAGGAAACCAGCTCTTCAATATGCGAACGATTGGCTTTCAGCAAGGCGATTCGCTGGCGCAAACCATCCGCAAACGACATTTCGCCATTCATACCCTTGTTGGTCAGGTCAGAAATCTTCTGAACAATCTGATCACGCTCCGGATGGCCTTTGAGGGCGATCGCGGCCAATTCGTCGAGCCCTTCCACTTTCGTGAACGTGCTGTCGAAATCAATGATAATGTACGGTGGTGGATTGAGAGTTAATGTGGACATGAAGCGGGAAATAACTGAAAAATGATCGAGTTAACGTAATTTTTATCTCTAAGGGTCCGACCTGTCTGAAACAGGCCACAAAATTACCAAAATCTATTGGTATATGAAGCTAACAAAATAATGTTTGGAACAGTTTTATTCTTCGACGAAGTCCGCGGGGGCGGGGAGTTGTCAGGGATTGTCAGAGATTGTTGGAGGATAGTCAGGTATTGTCAGAGATTGTTGGAGGATAGTCAGGGATTGTCAGAGATTGTTGGAGGATAGTCAGGGATTGTTAGAGATTGTTGGAGGATAGTCAGGGATTGTTAGAGGTTGGTCAGGAATTGGAGGGCGTATTTTTCCGACCAATAGAATTCGTCTGTGAGGCGGGCGGGGCGGAAACCGCAGTGGCCGCCGTCTTTCGTAGCCATCAAAGTCACATGCGAATGCGATCGCAGCACGTCGACGGGCAAACTTTCGAACGGCACGATCGGGTCATTCTCCGCATTCACAATCATGGTCGGAATCGAAATCGGTTTGATAAAGTGCATTGAACTGCATTGCGCATAATAATGATCGGCGCCATCAAAACCATGCAGCCGTGCGGTATAAATATCATCGAAATCATAAAGCGTCCTCACGAGCCGGTGGTTGTCCAGACTGATCCTTTCCGGAAAAAAACGCGCTTTCTCCACCACTTTCGGTTTCAATGTATTCAAAAACCGGTGCATGTAAATCTGGTTCCTCGGCTCAATAATCGCCAGGCTGCAAGCTTTCAAATCCATCGGGACGCTGAAAACGATGCCACCCCGAATGCGCCCGTCGATGGCTGCGCCCGCTTCGCCGAG harbors:
- a CDS encoding RNA polymerase sigma factor, encoding MGETKDHDLWQGIRMGDEQAFTAIFEKYHRTLYNYGSKLSTNSSLVEDAVQDVFIDVWRLRQNLTENVTSVKFYLYRALRRRIHVALDKFPSMEEISGLDDEDTPANHTHSEAILIEVESSSMRAQRIQELLAQLPDRQLEALTLRYFDDFSIEEIADIMNVNEKSVRNFIYKALTSLRQSREILLISSLILWLLLVF
- the serA gene encoding phosphoglycerate dehydrogenase, producing MSTLTLNPPPYIIIDFDSTFTKVEGLDELAAIALKGHPERDQIVQKISDLTNKGMNGEMSFADGLRQRIALLKANRSHIEELVSFLRTKVSDSFKRNTQFLTENAEQIFIVSSGFKEFIVPVATELGILADHVYANEFVFDEEGNIIGIDEENVLSMDGGKIKILSALNLSGDVYAIGDGYTDYELKASGLANRFYAFTENVERPKVTAVADHIATSFDDFLFDNKFSRSQSYPKSRIKVLLLENVHPVARKAFEDEGFNVEFVKGALDEDELCERIKDVSIIGIRSKTTITKRVLEHANRLMAIGAFCIGTNQIDLDEAAKKGIAVFNAPYSNTRSVVELAVGEMIMLIRNIVGKSNSMHKGIWDKSANGSFEIRGKKLGMVGYGSIGTQLSVVAEALGMEVYFYDTVEKLSIGNAKKVSTLEELLSISDVLSLHVDGRKENTNMIGKREFDLMKDGVIFLNLSRGHVVDIKALADAVKSGKVAGAGVDVFPKEPKTNDEMFESELMGLPNVILTPHIGGSTEEAQENIGHFVPAKLLEYMNNGSSYGSVNFPEVQLPKLKGSHRLLHIHANVPGVLAKLNQIFAKNNINITGQYLKTNEHIGYVIVDIAKDYTEEFIQEVKEVEGTIRFRMLY
- a CDS encoding aminotransferase class V-fold PLP-dependent enzyme — its product is MSLTFFTPGPAALYPTFEQHLKTFVENQLGSISHRSQQYRDLHKFTVDQLRTLLNVPDTHAILFLGSASEAWERILFSTVELESFHLVNGSFSRKFYDYSNALNKYAHKFEKPMGEGFVASEVEVPEYAELIATTHNETSSGVQMPVAEVHKLKQKNPSKFIAVDMVSSAPYPELDYSIIDTAFFSVQKAFGLPAGLGVWIVSERCLEKAKSIRNTYSIGAHNDLPTLWKNAQNNETPATPNVMGIYLLGKIAEDFNRIGVQQIRKETEQKAGLLYKFIEKTAGFSAFVKDKAFRSQTVIVTDTEAPSADIIGKIKEKGMVIGSGYGAGKATQLRIANFPATSLEETEKLIHELGKL
- a CDS encoding alpha/beta fold hydrolase, translating into MPLIRFQSKISPYWLPNGHFQSIYPAIFRQINGIQYFREKIVTPDDDFLNLDWAYAGTEGPRPLVVLSHGLEGNSTRQYITGMVKLLTYHGFDCLAWNFRSCGGEMNQTARFYHSGATEDLDAVVQYAFEKGYSDVRLMGFSLGGNLTLKYLGEAGAAIDGRIRGGIVFSVPMDLKACSLAIIEPRNQIYMHRFLNTLKPKVVEKARFFPERISLDNHRLVRTLYDFDDIYTARLHGFDGADHYYAQCSSMHFIKPISIPTMIVNAENDPIVPFESLPVDVLRSHSHVTLMATKDGGHCGFRPARLTDEFYWSEKYALQFLTNL